The region CACTAATAACAGCTTGTAATATTATGAATAAGCCTACAGAACCACAATGGGACTTGAAGACTAGAACTTACACTGATGATAAAGTAAAAATGACCTATATCAAAATTTGGGCGCAAGATATTAAATATGATCACTACGATAACAATCAGAAAAGTTCCATCCAAACTATCAACGTGGATGGAAAAGATCAGATTGCAATTCGTGTATTTTGGAAATTACAAAACAATTCCCAAAAAACAATTTCTTTTAAAGATCTTTATAAACACGCCATTAATGGGATTCCAGCAGCCAGTTCTGTAACCCAAGGTGGTAAAAAAGAAGATTTGTTGCGTATTAAAACTGATTCTTGGCCAACTGAGGATGGATATTATGGAGAGGATGATGACCACAAAGATTTGAAGCCTGGTGAATCCGTTAAGGTAGTTGATACATATGCGTTGAAAGACACAACAACACCAATTGTAATTTATTTTAATAAGGATTGGGAAAGCATCGGCAGTTACAAGATAAGCTGGACAGGAAAAGCTCCATACATTTATTTAAATGAATTAACAATGGACGCAATTACTAACGCTAATAAAATGGCAGAAACAAACAAAAAAGAGGATGCAGCCCAAAAGGATAAACTTACAAAAACACTTGAGGGTATCACAGTGGATGAGAATGATAAATTAACATGGACCAAAGCAGATTATGATGCTTTGGTAGCGGATTATGGTGGTAATGGTACTAAGCTGACAGATGTTCTTGCAAAATACCCTCATCCTAGGTTTAAAGATAAGTCTGATACTGATATTACATTAAGCTATGGAGATGCAGGAAGTGATAATGCTAAACATTTTATATCTCTTAGTTTTCAACAAGTGTCAGGATCAGCATCTGATTTTACATTGGTCAGTAAAAGTGAAAAGGGCTTAAAATAAACGCCTAGATAGAGTACAATAATTATTGCAATTTAGTAAGCGTCAGCGGATTTTAATTGCACAGTTATTGCCCGTGCTGTGTACATAAAAGCAAATCCCGGATTTCTGAATCTAGGATTTGTTTTTTTATTATCCGCATTAATCACGGCGAATATACTAAAGTTTTATTATAAATTGAAGTAAACGTTATATACTGTTGACTAATCAACCATATTGTGATAATTTTATTTATGGAAGGAGAATATATGGATACGGATATAAATAATTTAGCTAGATTAATAAATAGTATATATAGATGTAATCAAGTTTATTTTGATAAAAAGCTTAAGGAATTTAATCTTACCATAGGAACATATCCATACTTGCTTAAGTTAAATAGACTGCCAGGTATAAGCCAAAATGATATAAGTAAGGAACTAAATGTTGATAAAGCTATGTCAGCAAGAACAGTAAAAAAACTTATAGAACTTGGATATGTTAAAAAAGAAGAAAATGAGGAAGATACAAGAGCTTATAGACTTTACTTAACAGATAAGGGCAAAAGCATTATTCCACAAATTAAAAAGGTTATTTATGAATTAATTCATATTTTAGTTAAGGGAAGTAACGAAGAAGAAATAAAAATATCAATGCAGTTCTTACAAAAAGTTTTATGTAATAGTAAAAGGTGTAGAGAACACTGCTGTGAAAGGATGAAAAAGGCGTGAATACTTTGCAAAATGAAACTTACAAAAAAAGATGGATAATTCTAGTTACAGTACTTTTAGTAACCCTTATGTCTACACTTGACGGCAGCATTGTAAATGTTGCATTGCCGGATATGTCAGCTAAGCTTCATGCAAGTATGGCAGCTGTTGAATGGGTGGTAACAAGTTTTCTTATAACAGTTGCAGCTACTATTTTGATATTTGGAAGACTTGGAGATATAAAGGGTAAGACGAAAGTATTTAAGTTTGGAATTGTACTATTTACAATTGGTTCACTTTTATGTGGATTTACTAATTCTCTTTTAGTTTTAGTAATATCAAGAGTTATAC is a window of Clostridium pasteurianum DNA encoding:
- a CDS encoding MarR family winged helix-turn-helix transcriptional regulator, with the protein product MDTDINNLARLINSIYRCNQVYFDKKLKEFNLTIGTYPYLLKLNRLPGISQNDISKELNVDKAMSARTVKKLIELGYVKKEENEEDTRAYRLYLTDKGKSIIPQIKKVIYELIHILVKGSNEEEIKISMQFLQKVLCNSKRCREHCCERMKKA
- a CDS encoding DUF5067 domain-containing protein is translated as MDKLKIKRLLLVLTIVFASCTLITACNIMNKPTEPQWDLKTRTYTDDKVKMTYIKIWAQDIKYDHYDNNQKSSIQTINVDGKDQIAIRVFWKLQNNSQKTISFKDLYKHAINGIPAASSVTQGGKKEDLLRIKTDSWPTEDGYYGEDDDHKDLKPGESVKVVDTYALKDTTTPIVIYFNKDWESIGSYKISWTGKAPYIYLNELTMDAITNANKMAETNKKEDAAQKDKLTKTLEGITVDENDKLTWTKADYDALVADYGGNGTKLTDVLAKYPHPRFKDKSDTDITLSYGDAGSDNAKHFISLSFQQVSGSASDFTLVSKSEKGLK